CGACGACATTGACGTTGATTGGCGATGCCGAGAGTGACATATGCGCTACACGCACGCCGCCACGTCCAGCACGAATCGCATTAGCAAAATTCACGGTATCTAAAATATCGGTCAAAATTTTATCATCGCTGATAACCACTGAGAGCGGTGCTGCATTGCCCACAACGAAGTAAGTTTTTGCACCATCTGCTGGAAAATCATCGGTAGCATCAATCACAGGTTGCACATTTCCTGTAGGTCTTGCTCTTGGGGTTGCTGGAAACACACGAATACGCGTTGTTCCTGCACTGACAGGCACAAACCCAGTGGTGCCTTGAAATGCAATGGTTACAGGTGCACCTGTCGGTGTTGTAGCTCCCAGCAAGGCGAAGGTGGTATCATTGAATTTATTGTCATTGAGCAGCACATTCACACTGGGGGCATTTGGCGCTGCATGCACAAACCGTACGGCTGTCAGTGCTGGTAGCTCGTAGTCCGTTGCTTTAATCGTGCAGGCTCCAGCCCAGAGGCTAAGCCCTGCGACGAGTATCAAAGTGAGAACTTTATTGTGTTTAGGCATAAGTGTTTGAGTTCAAATTTTTTAAGAGTTGAACGCTGATTTAGAACCCTGCAAAGGGTGAGATTCTTGTGATATTTCTTGAAATCACGTCATTCATATCCGTTTGAATGGTAACGATAGTAAAGGGACCTGATGTGGTTACCGTGTATGTATTCAGTGCTGCATTCCCAGCTGGTATCCACTCTGGCACGGTTACCAGTGTGCCGGGCGAACCCAGCGGCATGTTGGGGTTGGTCTGCGTTTGACGCTCTGGCACGGGGAAGCGAATGCCAAGGTCGCTCATGCGCCGTGCTTCCAGGAAGAAAATTTCCTGACGCAGCAGATAGAGTGTGCGTACCATGGCGGTACGGTCTGCGGGCAGTGCATCAATATCTGCTGTAGTCAGACTTGTACCTGAGATGACAGGCAGTGCAAATTGAGGTGAGCCTGCTCCGCGTCGGCGCACGAGTGAGGCTGCATAGACAGAATCTGCGTTGCTTGTCAGTCTCACAGAGGGACTAGAAAGCACCAAAATGCGTGAGGGTAGGTTTCCTGGACCAGGGAAATTTGCTGCTGAGGTTAGTGCCGCCAGCGATGGTCCAGCTGGACTTGCAATGCGGCGTTCATTTGCATCAGAGAATAACTCTGTTGGTCGGCTGCGCGCCAGTGCAACTGCGCTGCGCATTTGTGCTCGTGCTTCAAGCAGCTCATTACGCGAGAGCGCAATCTCTGCCAGAATTAAGTGGCACTCTTCGGTTTTCAGGAGAGGCAGTGGCGTCGCACCTTGAATGCTTGCGCACTTTGGGTCCAAGAACTCCAAGCGTGGCAGCGGTTGGAAGTTGTTATCTGTCCGAATCAGAGTATGATTGTAAATGTCTGGCACGGGACCATTGGTAATGTCTGGGCGCACATAATAGACATAATCTGCTCGGCGTTGCAGAGCCTGTTCAGCATTGCGACGTGCTTCCTCTTTATTGCCCAATAGCCGCTGCGCACGCGCAAGTGCGAGGAGAATGTTTGCACGAATATCGCCTACGCCATCTCCAAGGTTATTTGCTGCTGTTACACTTGGCGTAGTGGCGGCGAATGTCTGGGCTTCCTGCAAACGTTGAACTGCAATTTCAATCACCTCTCGCGCCGTTCTTGGCTGCCCCTTGTCTTCGATCGGGAAGCGAGACCAGTTTTCTGCCAACAGAATGAGGGCCAAGCCTTGCAAGAATCGAATTTCAGCACGTTGCAAGTTTGTGGCTTGTCGGTCGTTAGGAATAATGCTTGTGAAGGCAAATTCAGCGACCGCATTAACTCGGAGCAAGTTAAAATAGGCTGCCCCACCGCTGAGTGTTAAGTCTGTGCCAGCAATCAAGCTTGGTGTATCCAAAAGTTGGGAGACAAATGATGTGGCATTGGTATAATTATCTGAAGCAAGTTCCGTGAGCGTGCCCAGCGCGCCATAGCCAATCGTCAATGTGCGCCGCAGCCCAGTTAAAATGCCACGTGTTGTATTGTCTGGATTTGCAATCAGGTTGTCTTCTGTGACGTTGTCATTTTGCACGCGCGTCGGGTCAAAGAGATTGCCCGGAGCGCAGCTGAAGTTTAGTGCTGCAACTCCTGCTACAAAGCAGGACGCTGCAAGCAGCCATATTGAGATTTTTCTTGTCTTCTTTAGTAAAGTTTTCATTGGTTATTTGATTTTTAGGTTTCGTAAATGCAGATGCCAATCCATCTCTACTTTTCAGATTAGAGATTGACATCAATACCAAATCGGAATTGGCGTGGCGCACTGATTGTGCCACCCACGATGCCGCCTACATTTAAGCCACGACCTTCGCGGATAAATTGTGTCTCTGGGTCAACTTCTGGGTGAGCCAGCAGCACAATTGGGTTTCTGACTGATGCTGAAAGTGTCACCCCTGCAAACAAATTGCTGAACAGTGAGCGTGGTACACGATAGCGCAGGCTTATTTCGCGCAACTTTATCCAGCTGCCATCAATGAGCAAACTTACCGACTGTGGGTCTCTGGGATAAATCGCATCATTTGTGAGTGGGTTACGAATCAGCGATTCGCCGATTTCAGGATAAACGGGATAGGTTGTCTCTAATGAACCGGCTTCACGGTTACGGAAGCCAAAGGCATTTACCTGTCGACGTGCTCTCCACTGATTGAGCAACTGCGCACCGATACTGTACTCTAAGAGTGCACTGACGCTTAGGTCTCGGAAAATGGTCATATCTAAGCCGAATGAACCATAGGACGATGGCACAGGCGAACCACGCAATTCTTGTCTGAACCCACCACGCCAGATTCCATCAGGACCAGCTTCAGGGACATTGACACGGATGACACCGATGGGATAGCCTTGCTCAGCACGGGTTTGTGCATAGGCAAACCCTCCTACCGCAAACGGGGCTGAACCGCCAAGATCGGTGAGACGATTGTACAAGGTGGTGTAAGAGGCACGCACGCTCAAATCAAAATTCTGCTCTTGAATCACATTTGCTTTTAGCGAAAGCTCAACGCCAGCATTTTCAATTTTTCCAATGTTGGTTTGCTGTGCGCCGATAAAGCCCGAAGCAGGATCTTGGAACACCGAGAAGAAGGAGTTTGTCGTCTCTTGACGATACCAGTCGAACTCAAACGACACGCGATCTTGAAACAGTGAGAGTTCGATGCCTAAGTCAATGGAGGTTGTGATGGCGGGTTTAAGTTCGCGGTTACCGAAGTTAGCGTATGTAATCGTTACATCACCGAGGTATGGGTTAATTCCGAAGGTACGGTCGCGCAGAAATGGCGGTGGAAATTCACCTGCAGTTCCAATCGCCGCTCTGAGTTTCATCCCTGATACCACATCCTTGAGTGCATCAGGATAAAATCCTTCCTCAGAGACATTCCACGAGATACCTGCTTTTGGATAGAAAAGGTAGCTGACTTGCTGTCCGAACGCCGTACTCCCATCGATACGCACACCTAAGTCTAAGAAGATACGGTCGTTGATACCAATCACGGGATTGATAAAGGCTCCCCCAGTAAAAAGTTGTGAATTAACTTCACCCGCTGTAATCACTGCAGCGTTATCAAAATCACGTGTGCCGGGGGCAATTTGGGAGCTTGTTGCAAAAATTTCTCTGGTCTCTTGGCGGAATCCTTGGAAACCGAAAGCAATTTGTGTTGTGAGTGGACCCAATTCAGGCAGTTTGTAGTTACCTGTGTACGCCAAGGTAATTTGTGTGAAGTCGCGCGAACTTCGGTTGATAGACCCCAGCGGGTTGAAGCTTCGCCCGGATTGACTGGAATAATATCTCGCGCTTCATTATAGCGATAGTCAATACCTATCGTGAAGCGGTTGGTGAACTCCTTGATAGGTGCATAGTTCAAATTTAGCGTAAGAATCGGGCGTGTAACTTGTTCTGGATTTTCAGGAATCAGCCACTGCTGGAAGAGACTATCTTGAACGAAGCGCAGTCGCTCTGGGGTGCCCACATCCAGTCGGCGCACTACACCCAGCACATAAGGATGCAGACGTGCTTCTGTTTCAATGGAGTTGTAAGCGTTAAAGGCATTATTGAGCAGCGGATTGCCAAACTGCGTACGCGTTACGCTTGCAGAGACTTCCACATCAGCTTTTTCTGAGGCAATTGCTTTCAAGCCGGCAGCCGCATTGAATGAACGGTCTGGCACTCTATCGCCGATTACCAGTCCGCGCGAGTCTTGCGCCTTTGCATTGATATTGTAGCTCAAGGCTTCACTGCCGCCTGTTACACCCAAGCGGTACTGTTGGAAGAAAGGTGTTTGAAAGTAATTTGTTTCCAGATAGCGTTCATAGAGCCAACGTAGTTCGGGGCTATCGGCACCCACATTCACACCGATGGTCCACTTCGCTTCACCTGCTGCACCTTTCTTTGTGAAAATTTGGATTACGCCGTTTGCACCATCAGAGCCATAGAGCGTAGAGGCGGCTCCGCCTTTGATGATCTCAATGCGCTCAATGTTATCGCCGACAAGCAAATCTGCCAGTGCGGAACTGACTTGTCCACCACGACCAAATGCACCTGCGAAGTTATCGCTGTTATCAACGCGCACACCATCAACATAGATTACAGGGTTGGTGCTCCCCAGTGCGCTTTTAACACCGCGCGTCTGAATGCGTGCACCTACGCCCGGCAGACCTGATGGCAAATATGCTGTCAAGCCCGGCACATTGCCTTGCAAGAGTCGATCCAGAGACTTATTTACTGCACCATCAATCCTATCGGCACCGATAGTCTCAACAGCCGTAGTCAATTTGCGTTTCTCTGTCGCTACACCTTGACCTGTTACAATCAATTCATCGGCTTGAACCGCACTCGGTGTAAGCTCTAAGTCAACTTTTGTGCTGCCACCTGCCGTTACGCTTACGGTCTTGGTTGCCGTTCTATATCCGATGTAACGTGCAACCACAGTGTATTCACCGGGCTGAAGCCGACGAATCGCAAACTCACCGTTGATGTTTGTTGCCGCACCGATTTTCGTATCCTTGATGCTGACCTGCGCGCCAACTAGCGGTTCTTTCGACAGCGCATCTATGACCACACCACGGATTTCGCCGGTCGTGGTCTGTGCTCTTGCAACTCCTGCGGTTAGCGCTATCAGCATACACAGGTAAAGTTGAAAAATTATCTTGTGTAGAGAACTTGCTCTCATTGAAAAGCCTCCTTTTTGATAGAGTTATGATGAACTAACGCGTTCTTCTTTGCGCCCAGTTTTTTGAGCTTTGTCATAAGCCTCAAAAAAAGCTAAGACTGCCTTAAAAATTTAGGACAAGTTCAATTTTAATGTTTAGGCAAAACAAAACCAAGCCGTTGATTTTCCTTTTGTGGACTTTTTCAGCAATAAAAAAACTCGCGGTTAAGCGAGTTTAGGAAAACTTTTCGATCTAGTTTTATCATTTTGTCAAGTGCTTTGGTCTAACGCATGTAGTATTTGAGCGAGTTGAGGCGACACGGACACTCTTCAGCAATTGCAATACCTTTTGCGATAAGCCCTTCTTCACGCACTTTGTAAAGACGTGGCACAACTTTATCGCGCAACTCAACAGGACTAATTGGATTGATATAAATGTTCGTGTTGCCCTCGAAGCCAGCAGGAATGTTGATTCGCCACTTAATTAAAATCTTCCATGGCATGTTATAGACAGAATCAATAGGCGTGTAATACCATTCTTCGTTGCATGAAATTGCACTACCCATTGCAGTGTGGCAGGCATGTACCAAGTCGCTCATGCCACGCAGTTCTTCAGCTGTATGGTCTTGTGGACGCGCATGAGCTGCTTTGGAATAAATTGCAATGGTTGGGAAGCGATGCCCAATTGCGGAGTAGGCAATAGCATAGTCGTTTTCGGCAAAGACGAGGTTGTAGTGAATAGCAAGGTTTGGTCCATACTCATTGAAGACATTAGGATTGTTTCGCACCATTTGCACTTGATTTTCAATCGAGATTGACCAGCTATCTAAGCCAACCAGTTGCTTATGCAAGTGATCAAATGATGCTCCTGCCGGCTTCAGCCAATTTTGGAACACGCTCACATAGCGCACATAGCGATTGTTTGCGTAGATATCGCGCAGGGCATCAATAGTAGCCACAAAGTAGGCTTCGTGTTCATCAGGGGTCATTTCACCCGAGCTAAAGAGTTCGTTGCTTTTTGTTGCCCCTCTCTTATGATGCCGCCCTGCAATGATCAGTTCATGGCTACCTCCGAAAAAGGCATCTGCCATGGCGAGTTTCTCGTCAATTGATGTAGCCTTGATTTCCTCAGGGGTTCTGCCAAGTTTAGAAAGTTTGTAGTCAATTACATTCAGCACATGCTTCATGCCTTCAGGTTCGCTCAAATACTTTTCACGCCATTCAAGTTGCGCTTTTGTCATCTTGAAATTGTAGTTCAGCCGCCAGTAGTCGAGCGAGACAATCTCGAAGAGATTTGGCACGCGCCGAAATTCTGCTTTCGTATTGAAATACTGTGATGCAGGAAGTTGATGCAATTTCTGATAGCTATTGCCTTGACGAACCAAGCGGAACTTTTCAGGTGGAGTTTCAAAGTAGCGTGTCTCGCAAAACGAGCAATAATCTTCTTTCTCTTTTGGTTCAAGTTGTTCTACCGCTTCAGGCGCCTCGTTGTCCAGCGGTTTACTCCCGCGTCCGGGCACAGACCAGACTTCCGTACCATTGAAAGGGTTGATTTGCTTGACCGTCCCATCTGGCATCTGATGATAATACACATCGTAACGCATGAGCGGCACTGCTGCCACTGCCTCTTCAGTGAAAGGCTTTTTTGCGCCAATCATAGACATTCGGTTTAGTTGAAAATAAGACAACCACATACTGCCATACTACCTTTCACTTTTTGTTTCCAAGACCTGGTTTGCAAGATACACATTCGAAGCCACGACTCAAATCTACACGCAACCTGCATAAAAAGTTCTTACCACACTTTTTGCGCACTTAGTTTTGCAAAACCGTTTTTGACGGTTTAGCACTAAACCGTTTCTGCAAGTGTGCCAATAACATTTAACTCACTATCTAGTGAAAGGAGTGTGACGCACTTAAACTTTCCAACTAAGTTTTCTTTTGCCCACGCTTTGCTTGGTATTTCTACACTCACACGCAAGTAGTTTGCGGTATGTCCAAAACAGTACAATTTGTCATCTTGGAGAGGTTTTGCGCGAAGCTCTTCATTGTCAGAAAATTCATCCTCGAAGAGCACCAGCATTTTCTTGCCCAAAAAGCGTTCTATAAAACTGCGCTTCTTAAAGTATGAGAGTTCTTGGAGTTTTCGGTTTCGTGCTTGTTTGACCTTGCTTGGCGTTTCTTCTAGCTCGCCTTGGTCAATAGCCTCAGCTGCAGCTGTGTTCGGACGCTTTGAAAATGTGAAGACATGCAAGTACGCAATCGGCAGCGACTCAATGAAGTGATATGTCTCTTCAAAATGCTCATCGCTCTCGCCTGGGAAGCCTACAATCACATCAGCACCGATGCATACATCAGGAATTTTTTCTACGACTTCAAGCACACGCGTGCGGTAAAGCTCTTTGGTATAACGGCGGCGCATGAGCCTTAAAATCTCCGCTGAACCCGACTGCATTGGCAGGTGAAAATGTGGCACAATGCGCTCCGACCTAGCAATAAAATCAATCATTTCGCTGCTTAGTAAGTTCGGCTCAATAGAACTAATACGAATACGTGGAATTGGAAGTTTGTCTAAAGCTTGAAGCAGCTCAAAGAAATTTGATCTCCTCGTGAGCCATCAGGCTTATTGCCATAGTCGCCGATATTGACACCAGTCAGTACGATTTCTTGATAGCCTGCATCAAGCAGCATCTTGGCTTGTTGCAGAATGTTTTCGATTGATTCGGAGCGACTTTTTCCTCGCGCTAGTGGAATCGTGCAGTAAGAGCAGTTGTAATTGCAGCCATCTTGTACTTTGAGATAGGCTCGCGTTCGATCTTGCGCACCGCCTATAGCAATCGAGTGCCCAACACCAAAGGTATCGACAGCGTCAATATCGCTGACAAAAATTTGCGCTTCTTCATTCTTTTGCGCACGAATGTAGTGCGGGAGATCAAATTTTTCTTTCGCTCCTAAAACTACATCTACCCCTTCAATTGCGGCAAGCTCTTCAGGCTCGAGTTGGGCGTAGCAACCGATGACAGCTACGAAACTCTCTGGGGCAGCACGCAATGCACGACGCACAATGTTGCGGCACTTCGCATTAGCGTTTTCTGTAACCGTACAAGTATTGATAATCGTTACATCGGCTTCTTGACCAAACGGCACCAGCACATAGCCCTGCTTCAAGAAGGTTTGCGCTAAACTTGCGGTTTCCGCTGCATTGAGTTTGCAACCCAAAGTGTAAGTTGCTATCCGTTTCACCCCTAAAATTTTGTTAGATTTTACGGCAATGACATTTCGCCAAAAATACGCTAATCACATTTTAGTTTGCACGTAATGCTATGCTCAATTAAATCGTTCAAGCCATGACCAAGCCCTATCCACCTGCATACTATGCCGATTACCTTCGCTTAGAGCAATTGCTTTCCGCACAAGTGCTACGCAGCGCAGAGTTTGGCACACCCGCCCATGATGAAATGCTCTTCATTATCGTCCACCAAGCCTTCGAGCTATGGTTCAAGCAAATTTTGCATGAGCTTGAATCCGTCTGTGAGATGTTCGAAAGCCAGTTTGTCGATGAAAAAAATCTCGGCGTAGCAGTTGCACGCCTGCAGCGCATCACCGAAATTCAAAAAGTCTCGATCGATCAGTTCCGTATTTTGGAGACCATGACGCCGCTTGATTTCCTCGAGTTTCGTGATTTTCTTTCACCCGCCTCTGGGTTTCAAAGCGTGCAGTTTCGTCTCATTGAAAATCGATTGGGCTTGCAGCGAGAGCTGCGTGTTAATTTCAACCAAGCGGCTTATGACCATCGCCTTCGTGCAGAGCATCAAGAGCTGGTCAAGCACTCTGAATCTAAACCCTCGCTTTTTGAACTTGTTGAAGCCTGGCTAGAACGAACGCCCTTTCTTTCATTTGGCAATTTTGATTTTTGGCAAAGCTACAAGCATGCCGTCTCTGAGATGCTACAGCACGATCGCAACACCATTCTTTCTAACCCGACACTTTCTGCGGCTGAAAAATCACGCGAACTTGAGACCTTGCAAAAAACAGAAGCCAACTTCCTTGCTATTCTTGATGAGACTGAATACGAGCGCCTACGCCAGCAAGGTCTGCGGCGACTGTCGCATCGTGCCACGCAAGCCGCTTTGCTTATTCTGCTCTACCGTGAGCAGCCGATTTTGCATCAGCCCTTCCGCTTAATCAATACGCTTATCGAAATCGATGAGCTTTTTACGACCTGGCGCTATCAACACGCCATGATGGTGCAACGCATGATTGGCACAAAAATTGGCACAGGCGGCTCTTCAGGACATCAGTATCTGAAAAAGACCGTTGACGCTCATCGCATCTTTACCGATTTTTTCAATCTCTCGACTTTTCTCATTCCGCGTTCGGCTTTGCCTGAACTGCCTCAAACCGTTCAGAGAGAACTTGGATTTTACTACACTTCGTAACTGCAAGGTCGTTAAACATATTTGTTCAAATGCTAATGGTGCCGTCAAAAAAAATCTAAGTAATTCCTTACCTTTGCGCCTAAAAAAGAAGCCTACACGCTCACTATGAAAAAAATCAATCTCATCTTCGGCACGCACAATCATCAACCTATTGGCAATTTCGACTCAATCTTCGAGGATGCTTATCAGCGTGCCTACAAGCCATTTCTCGATGTCTTTGAGAAATTCCCAACCTTGAAAATCTCTAAGCACTATACAGGTATTCTCTTTGAGTGGCTTTTAGAAAAGCATCCTGATTTTTTTGATCAGCTTCGTGCACTTGTTAAGCGTGGCAACATTGAACTTATCAGCGGCGGATTCTATGAGCCAATCTTAGCCGTCATTCCCGATGAGGACAAAATCGGTCAGATTGAAAAACTCACGAAGTTTATCAAAAAACACTTTGGCTTTCATGCTGAAGGACTCTGGCTTGCCGAGCGCATCTGGGAACAACATCTCACCAAGCCTCTTGCACAGGCCGGCATTTGCTATGTGATTTTGGACGACACACACTTCAAGTATGCTGGACTTAGCGAGGAACAACTCTTAGGCTACTACATCACTGAAGAACAAGGCTATACGACACACCTTTTTCCCATTTCCAAAACGCTGCGCTACACGATTCCCTTTCAGCCTGTTGAGAAGACTTTGGAGTACTTGCACAGCGTGGCTGATGAGAGCGGTCAGCGTCTTGTGGTCTTTGCAGACGATGGTGAAAAGTTTGGGGTCTGGCCTAATACTTACGAGCATGTCTATACCAAAGACCGCTGGTTAGAGCAATTCTTCAAAGCGCTGGATGAAAACCGCAGTTGGATTCGCATGATGACCTTTGCTGAAGCCTTGCATGAGCTAAAACCTATTGGCAGAATTTATCTCTCCAATGCGTCTTATGCGGAGATGATGCACTGGTCGCTGCCAACGGTCAAGTCGTATCTTGCTTTCGAGAAGTTTGAGGAAACCCTCAAAGCCAAGCATTTGCTCGATGGCAACGATGTCTTTGTGCGCGGTGGCTTTTGGCGCAATTTCATGGTCAAATATCCTGAAGCTAATCAGATGCACAAGCGCATGCTGGAAGTCTCCGCACGTGCGCAAGCCTTGATAGCGAAAGGCAAAAAAGTCAGCGGCAAAGTCTTCGATAAAGTCTGGGCAGCGCAGTGCAATTGCCCATATTGGCATGGTGTCTTTGGCGGCACATACTTGCCCAATTTGCGCCATCCGATTTATCAAAACCTCATTGATGCCGAAGTTGCGCTCGACGCAATTGAAAATAAGCAGGGCGATGTCAGTGTATCGGTCTATGACTTTGACCGTGATGGTCAAGAAGATGTGGTGCTCAAATCCAACGAACTGAGCCTGTATTTCAAGCCCTCTGATGGTGGCAAACTTGTCGAGCTTGATTACAAGGCTGCCCGCAAAAACATTTTGGACATTTTCACGCGCCGAGAAGAAGGTTATCATCAGCAGCTGCGCAAAGCGGCAAAGAAAGGCTCACATGCGCATGCGGCAAGTGAGACAGTCGCCAGCATTCACGATATTGTAAAGCTAAAGGAAGCTAATCTCGATGAATATCTCTATTACGACAGCTATCGGCGTGGCAGTCTAATCGATCACTTCTTTGAAGCTTCAGTTACGGCAAAAGCTCTCTACCAAAACAAAGCCACGGAACTCGGCGATTTTATCACGAAGCCTTACTCGGTCAAACTCGGTGGTAACAAAGCTAAGCGTACCGTCTTGCTTGAATGTGTTGGCGAGGTGCGCACTGCAGCTAAAACTGCATTTGTTCAAATCTCTAAAACCATCTCGCTTGCCAAAGGCAAATCGGAGTTTGCAGTAGATTACGCCTTGCGCCTCATCTCTGATGACAAACTATCGGTGCGCTTCGGTGTAGAATTTGCATACGGACTTCTCGCAGGTGATGCCCCTGACCGCTACTACTACTTTGATGGCACGACGCTCGACGATCGACGCTTGCGCTCCATCGGTGAGGTGCGCTCTCCAATGGTTGGCTTAAAAGACGAGTGGCTACACATTCATGCACGCTTGGAAGCCTCCGAAGAAGCCACAGTCTTGCGCTATCCAATTGAGACCGTCTCACTTTCCGAAGATGGCTTTGAGCGTGTCTATCAAGGCTGCGTCGTGGTGATGTGTTTTGATCTTAAGCTCACGAAGAAGCCTTACACTATCTCTTTTGTTCAACGCTTCTCACGCGCTTGATAGCACATTAACTGTTAGCACCTCAGCCGATGCAAAGCGCCTTTTTATCCTTGTGCTGCAGTTTTCTTTGTGCCACCGTAGGCATTTTGCTCAAAGTATGACGGTCGGATTTGCTTGCGCATTTTTGCAGGCGTAATCTTGAAGCTATCGGCTACATCGAAAAGATGCTTGATATGGTCTCGTGGAATGCACGCAAACATTTCACTGGTGCTAATGTGATTGTGCATTCTGCCGCCGCCATCGCCTACAACAAAGACACTGTTGTTTTCCACGTAAGGCACACTGAATAGCGATGAGCAGGCACTCATACCCAGCTCTCCGATTGGAAATTTGCCAATGCGTGTCGAAGCAGCTCCTGCAAGAATCATGGCGTATTGCGGCTCACAGATGACGATAATCAGATGCACTAAACTTTCATCTTCTACCATTGAAATCGGTGCTGCTGCAATAGCTTTGAATTCACCTTTAGGCAAATTCACGGTGTTGTGTTTGTTTGCCTTTGCTGCCTCGACAGTGTAGAACTGCTGCACATCGGTCATGTAGATACCATCGACGATATACTCGCTGGCATTCTCCAGCATGCCTAAGTGATAGAGTCCGACGAGGCAATCATGGTTGTTACGGTCAATATAGACGCGCTTGCCTGTGTCGGCATGATGCACCAGCGCGCAGGGCACATCTTGAATGGGCTCGTAGCCGGGCGGTACTTCATTGCGGCAGTAGGTGATTGCCACAGCGTTGTGTTTGAGTTTGAACTGTGCCATCACCGCTTGGAGTTTTTGGAGGTCAATTTTTTTCGCCAGTTTCGCTCTGGGCATTGTAGGAATTTAAGATTTGCATACTTCCTCCTTTTTCAATGTGAAATGTTGCA
This region of [Chlorobium] sp. 445 genomic DNA includes:
- a CDS encoding DUF4921 domain-containing protein, producing MPDGTVKQINPFNGTEVWSVPGRGSKPLDNEAPEAVEQLEPKEKEDYCSFCETRYFETPPEKFRLVRQGNSYQKLHQLPASQYFNTKAEFRRVPNLFEIVSLDYWRLNYNFKMTKAQLEWREKYLSEPEGMKHVLNVIDYKLSKLGRTPEEIKATSIDEKLAMADAFFGGSHELIIAGRHHKRGATKSNELFSSGEMTPDEHEAYFVATIDALRDIYANNRYVRYVSVFQNWLKPAGASFDHLHKQLVGLDSWSISIENQVQMVRNNPNVFNEYGPNLAIHYNLVFAENDYAIAYSAIGHRFPTIAIYSKAAHARPQDHTAEELRGMSDLVHACHTAMGSAISCNEEWYYTPIDSVYNMPWKILIKWRINIPAGFEGNTNIYINPISPVELRDKVVPRLYKVREEGLIAKGIAIAEECPCRLNSLKYYMR
- a CDS encoding tryptophan 2,3-dioxygenase, with the translated sequence MTKPYPPAYYADYLRLEQLLSAQVLRSAEFGTPAHDEMLFIIVHQAFELWFKQILHELESVCEMFESQFVDEKNLGVAVARLQRITEIQKVSIDQFRILETMTPLDFLEFRDFLSPASGFQSVQFRLIENRLGLQRELRVNFNQAAYDHRLRAEHQELVKHSESKPSLFELVEAWLERTPFLSFGNFDFWQSYKHAVSEMLQHDRNTILSNPTLSAAEKSRELETLQKTEANFLAILDETEYERLRQQGLRRLSHRATQAALLILLYREQPILHQPFRLINTLIEIDELFTTWRYQHAMMVQRMIGTKIGTGGSSGHQYLKKTVDAHRIFTDFFNLSTFLIPRSALPELPQTVQRELGFYYTS
- a CDS encoding alpha-amylase — encoded protein: MKKINLIFGTHNHQPIGNFDSIFEDAYQRAYKPFLDVFEKFPTLKISKHYTGILFEWLLEKHPDFFDQLRALVKRGNIELISGGFYEPILAVIPDEDKIGQIEKLTKFIKKHFGFHAEGLWLAERIWEQHLTKPLAQAGICYVILDDTHFKYAGLSEEQLLGYYITEEQGYTTHLFPISKTLRYTIPFQPVEKTLEYLHSVADESGQRLVVFADDGEKFGVWPNTYEHVYTKDRWLEQFFKALDENRSWIRMMTFAEALHELKPIGRIYLSNASYAEMMHWSLPTVKSYLAFEKFEETLKAKHLLDGNDVFVRGGFWRNFMVKYPEANQMHKRMLEVSARAQALIAKGKKVSGKVFDKVWAAQCNCPYWHGVFGGTYLPNLRHPIYQNLIDAEVALDAIENKQGDVSVSVYDFDRDGQEDVVLKSNELSLYFKPSDGGKLVELDYKAARKNILDIFTRREEGYHQQLRKAAKKGSHAHAASETVASIHDIVKLKEANLDEYLYYDSYRRGSLIDHFFEASVTAKALYQNKATELGDFITKPYSVKLGGNKAKRTVLLECVGEVRTAAKTAFVQISKTISLAKGKSEFAVDYALRLISDDKLSVRFGVEFAYGLLAGDAPDRYYYFDGTTLDDRRLRSIGEVRSPMVGLKDEWLHIHARLEASEEATVLRYPIETVSLSEDGFERVYQGCVVVMCFDLKLTKKPYTISFVQRFSRA